The following proteins are co-located in the candidate division WOR-3 bacterium genome:
- a CDS encoding formylglycine-generating enzyme family protein: protein MPRRLILLLLALSLSYCTKKSGTEPEPPPEKRITVVSPKEGDFLLQDSAYTISWYKEGDVTQVDVYYRIKDDSPWIAIDTGVSGLFLVWTVPQVRTAKAMIKIRSSQDTAVFDTNEGYFIIDKIIENELVLIICDSVFYMGSDSTEPGHCPDESPVHSVALTSFYISKREVRNSEYRQFCDLTSYQYPPDPGFQGMSNYFDSFPDYPVVMVSWFDAARYCNWLSSIEGYEQQYDTITWQCRFTGGYRLPTEAEWEFSARGGLVSEYYPWGNGSPFDMCNWQDDPFYEFTAPVVSYDVNGFGLYNVSGNVWEWCNDFYGSDYYASSPSSDPRGPQNGSYRVIRGGSWFDGEENVRCAKRGLSDPSCAFAFVKANTLGFRLVLGI, encoded by the coding sequence ATGCCTCGCAGGTTAATATTATTATTGTTGGCTCTGTCTCTTTCATATTGCACAAAAAAATCAGGCACTGAACCCGAACCTCCTCCGGAGAAGAGAATAACAGTAGTCTCTCCGAAGGAAGGCGATTTTTTGCTGCAAGACAGCGCATACACTATCAGCTGGTACAAAGAAGGCGATGTTACCCAGGTGGACGTGTATTACAGAATAAAAGACGATTCTCCGTGGATTGCAATTGACACAGGCGTTTCGGGTCTTTTTCTTGTCTGGACGGTTCCGCAAGTCAGGACTGCCAAAGCCATGATAAAAATCAGGTCTTCACAGGACACGGCAGTTTTCGACACCAACGAAGGTTATTTCATAATTGATAAAATCATTGAAAACGAGCTCGTACTGATAATCTGCGACAGCGTATTTTACATGGGGAGCGATTCGACTGAACCTGGACATTGCCCTGATGAAAGTCCTGTTCACTCAGTCGCTTTGACCTCTTTTTACATTTCAAAAAGGGAAGTGAGGAACTCCGAATACAGGCAATTTTGTGATCTGACTTCTTATCAGTATCCTCCCGACCCGGGTTTTCAGGGCATGAGCAATTATTTCGACAGTTTTCCCGATTATCCTGTAGTAATGGTCTCCTGGTTTGACGCAGCCCGATACTGCAATTGGCTTTCTTCAATCGAAGGCTACGAACAACAATACGACACAATTACATGGCAGTGCAGATTTACAGGGGGGTACAGGCTTCCGACCGAAGCAGAATGGGAATTTTCAGCCAGAGGCGGACTGGTTTCAGAGTATTATCCATGGGGAAACGGCAGTCCTTTCGATATGTGCAATTGGCAGGACGATCCTTTTTATGAATTCACGGCACCGGTTGTGTCTTATGATGTCAACGGATTCGGATTGTACAATGTCTCAGGAAATGTCTGGGAATGGTGCAACGATTTTTACGGGAGCGACTATTACGCTTCGTCCCCGTCAAGCGACCCGAGAGGACCGCAGAACGGCTCTTACAGAGTCATCAGGGGAGGATCCTGGTTTGACGGCGAAGAAAATGTAAGGTGCGCCAAAAGAGGTTTGTCGGATCCTTCCTGCGCTTTCGCTTTTGTCAAGGCCAACACTCTCGGATTCAGATTAGTTCTCGGCATCTGA
- a CDS encoding GTPase codes for MQQEEIVEAKNVLILGAAGRDFHNFNMFFRDNGNYKVAAFTATQIPDIDGRKYPEELAGKMYPGGIPIESENRLEDLIKEKNIDVCVFSYSDVSHEYVMHIASRVNACGASFWLLSPKETMIKSSKPVVAVCAVRTGCGKSQTTRKVSQELIKKGKKVVAVRHPMPYGDLVKQQVQRFATKDDLKKFDCTIEEMEEYEPHIENGVTVFAGVDYEKILREAEKEADVVLWDGGNNDLPFFKPDIHIVVVDPLRPGHEIQYHPGETNLRMADVIVINKIGVAYPEGVETVRKNIEKFNPGATVIDAASPLTVEGHEKIKGKRALVIEDGPTLTHGSMTYGAGVVAAKKYGASEIVDPRKWAVGTIKETYEKYPGTGSILPAMGYGEKQVSDLEKTINAMDVEIVVIATPIDLSRICKIKHPWVRVNYELQEIGKPDISDVLSKIK; via the coding sequence TTGCAGCAGGAGGAAATCGTGGAAGCGAAAAATGTCTTAATTCTCGGAGCGGCAGGAAGAGATTTTCACAATTTCAACATGTTTTTCAGGGACAACGGCAATTACAAGGTTGCGGCTTTCACCGCCACGCAGATTCCCGATATTGACGGAAGAAAATATCCCGAAGAACTTGCGGGGAAAATGTATCCGGGCGGAATACCGATTGAATCTGAAAATCGTTTGGAAGATCTGATTAAAGAGAAAAACATAGACGTCTGCGTTTTCTCATATTCGGACGTGTCCCACGAATACGTCATGCACATTGCCAGCAGGGTCAACGCTTGCGGAGCGAGCTTTTGGCTTTTGAGTCCGAAAGAGACCATGATAAAAAGTTCGAAACCGGTTGTTGCTGTCTGCGCAGTCAGAACGGGCTGCGGTAAAAGTCAGACGACGAGAAAAGTCTCGCAGGAACTTATTAAAAAGGGTAAAAAGGTGGTCGCTGTCAGACATCCCATGCCATACGGGGACCTTGTAAAACAGCAGGTTCAGAGATTCGCCACTAAAGACGATCTGAAAAAATTCGACTGCACTATCGAGGAAATGGAAGAGTACGAACCCCACATTGAAAACGGCGTAACCGTCTTCGCGGGCGTTGACTACGAGAAAATACTAAGAGAAGCCGAAAAAGAGGCTGATGTGGTTCTGTGGGACGGAGGAAACAACGATCTTCCGTTTTTCAAGCCGGACATCCACATTGTCGTTGTAGATCCCCTGAGACCCGGACACGAAATTCAGTATCATCCGGGAGAGACAAATCTTAGGATGGCGGATGTTATAGTCATAAATAAAATAGGCGTCGCATACCCCGAAGGAGTTGAAACAGTCAGAAAGAACATAGAGAAGTTCAATCCCGGAGCAACTGTAATTGATGCCGCTTCACCCTTGACAGTTGAAGGGCACGAAAAAATAAAAGGAAAAAGAGCTCTCGTCATCGAGGACGGTCCGACTTTGACTCACGGATCAATGACCTACGGAGCGGGAGTCGTCGCGGCCAAAAAATACGGCGCGAGTGAAATTGTTGACCCGAGAAAATGGGCGGTCGGCACAATCAAAGAGACTTACGAAAAGTATCCCGGAACAGGAAGCATTCTGCCGGCGATGGGATACGGAGAAAAACAGGTCTCCGACCTTGAAAAAACAATAAACGCCATGGACGTCGAAATAGTTGTTATAGCAACGCCTATAGATCTTTCGAGAATCTGCAAAATCAAACACCCCTGGGTCAGGGTTAATTACGAACTTCAGGAAATCGGAAAACCGGACATATCAGATGTTCTTTCGAAAATAAAATGA